One Desulfobaccales bacterium genomic window, AAGTCTAGCTGCTTTTCAAGTTTCTTGATCAGGTCAGCGCTCAAGAAGGCGGGTTTCTCTCCCGCTTGGGTCCGCAGTAAATCGGTTTTGAGACGTAGAGGAGCCTGGAGGCGCCGGCGCGCCAAAGAGTTGCGCTGTTGCAGAAAAAAACCCAGGCAGAAAATAAACCCGCCAATAAAAAGTCCAAAGAGAACGGCCTGTAAGATCAACATTGCCTATACCTTGATATTGACGATCTTGCGAATGAGGAGCATCCCCAGAAGCTGAAAGGCCACGGCGACGCCAGTCATGGCCTGGCCAACCGGATGCCTGAAGAGCACGGACTCATAACCCGGGTTCACTAACATCAGGAGGACAACCAGCACCGGAGGGAGCAGGACGAGGATTAGACCCGATAGCCGGCCTTCCGCAGTTAAGGCGTTCACCTGATTACGTAATTGAAAGCGTTCCCGGATGAGGACTGAAATCTTTTCCAAAATATCCGTCAGGTTGCCTCCGGTCTCCCGTTGGATCAAAACCGCTGTCGTGAAGAAATTTAAATCCCGCAGTTCGATGCGTTTACAGAGGCCGAGCAAGGCGCTACTCATGTCCATGCCATGGGAGAATTCCGAGTAGACAATGGTAAACTCCGTCCCTAAAGGGTCAGGCATCTCTTTGGCAACTTGCTGCAAACCCGATGGAAAGGCATGCCCGGCTTTCAGGCCGCGGGCTAACAGGTCCAGGGCCTCCGGGAGTTGATGTTCGAATTTTTTCAGCCGCTTCTTGCCCTTGCGAACCAGGAAATTATAGGGGATGAACAACCCCACCCCGCAGCCGACTAGGCCCCCTATAATGCCAAATTTCCCCACCCCCACCACCAACCCCACCAGCCCAAACAAAGCGGTAATCACCAGAAAGGTCGACATTTTCCAAGTTAAATTCGCGCGGACCATCAAGGTATGTAAGTGGATGGTGAGTTTGAATTTGTCCAGGTTTTCATCCATAACGGACTTTTTCAGGGTGCTTTTTTTCAGGAGTGTCGCAACGTTCGGGGTCGTTTCGAGACCATCTATTTCTTTGAGGCGCTGTTTTAGGCGTCGCTGCTGATGGCGTTGCGGGTCAGTCAGGAACATGAGGATAGCCCTGATGAGGAAGAAAAAGCACAGAAAAATCAGGAAGGCAAAAACCAGCAGAGAATAATCTTTGGACTGGATCAATTCATGGAGCATGAGAGCCTCCCTGACGGAATCTTGCCCTGGGGCGACATAAGCAGATGGAGGGAAGGGCCCGGATCAAGTGCTTATGGAAAGTCGTCTCCCGCCATCAAGGCTTGCTAGTGATCCTGAAAGAGACTGCTGGGCAACGTGATACCCATGCCCTCCAGGCGTTTCATAAATTTGGGACGAATACCACTGGCCACAAAGCGTCCTTTCACCTTGCGATCCTCGGTAAGCCCCATCATATTGAAAGAGTAGATCTCCTGCATGGTGATCATATCTCCTTCCATGCCGACGATCTCATACAGATTCATCATTTTGCGGGTGCCATCACTCAGACGGGCCAGTTGAATCACCACATGGATGGCGGAGGCAACCTGGTTTCTGATGGCCTTATCGGGCAGGCTGAGGCCAGCCATGGAGACCATGGTTTCCAAGCGGGTCAGGGCATCCCGGGGAGAGTTAGCGTGAATGGTGGCAAGAGACCCGTCGTGACCGGTATTCATGGCTTGTAACATATCCAAAGCTTCACCGCCGCGTACCTCACCCAGGATAATGCGCTCGGGCCGCATACGCAGGGCATTGCGCACCAAGTCCCGCTGGGTGACTTCTCCCTGACCCTCCAAATTTGGGGGACGGGTTTCCAGGCGCACCACATGGTCCTGCTGCAACTGCAGTTCAGCGGAATCTTCAATCGTGATAATGCGCTCATCGAAAGGAATAAAACTGGACAACACGTTGAGGAACGTGGTTTTACCGCTACCGGTGCCGCCGGAGATTAGGATGTTGAGACGGGCCCGAACCATTCCCTTCAGGGCCTCGGCCATGTCAGCGGTGACGGCGCCGAATCCGATTAAGTCTTCTACGGTTATGGGGATACGGGAGAATTTCCGGATCGAGAGGGCCGGTCCATCAAGTGCCAAGGGAGGAATGATGGCATTTACCCGGGAGCCGTCAGGGAGACGGGCATCCACCATGGGACTGGATTCATCGATGCGGCGTCCTACCCCGGCAGCTATTTTTTCAATAATTTTAAGTAAATGTGCGTTATCAGTAAACCGGATGGCAGAGGGTT contains:
- a CDS encoding type II secretion system F family protein encodes the protein MLHELIQSKDYSLLVFAFLIFLCFFFLIRAILMFLTDPQRHQQRRLKQRLKEIDGLETTPNVATLLKKSTLKKSVMDENLDKFKLTIHLHTLMVRANLTWKMSTFLVITALFGLVGLVVGVGKFGIIGGLVGCGVGLFIPYNFLVRKGKKRLKKFEHQLPEALDLLARGLKAGHAFPSGLQQVAKEMPDPLGTEFTIVYSEFSHGMDMSSALLGLCKRIELRDLNFFTTAVLIQRETGGNLTDILEKISVLIRERFQLRNQVNALTAEGRLSGLILVLLPPVLVVLLMLVNPGYESVLFRHPVGQAMTGVAVAFQLLGMLLIRKIVNIKV
- a CDS encoding CpaF family protein, with product MSLLDKIRQRQGEEQVAQTPAFGLDLKQERERQKKDDTFNELKGKVHLKLLNLLDLSRLTEASESALQEDLRRGVEMILAEDKIPLPSPEKERLCREIRNELLGYGPLEPLLADPSINDILVNSYDKVYIERHGKLEPSAIRFTDNAHLLKIIEKIAAGVGRRIDESSPMVDARLPDGSRVNAIIPPLALDGPALSIRKFSRIPITVEDLIGFGAVTADMAEALKGMVRARLNILISGGTGSGKTTFLNVLSSFIPFDERIITIEDSAELQLQQDHVVRLETRPPNLEGQGEVTQRDLVRNALRMRPERIILGEVRGGEALDMLQAMNTGHDGSLATIHANSPRDALTRLETMVSMAGLSLPDKAIRNQVASAIHVVIQLARLSDGTRKMMNLYEIVGMEGDMITMQEIYSFNMMGLTEDRKVKGRFVASGIRPKFMKRLEGMGITLPSSLFQDH